Proteins encoded in a region of the Planifilum fimeticola genome:
- a CDS encoding ZIP family metal transporter gives MAVWGWVAVSALGYLLGGCAIWWKKHWSQQGLQALLAVSTGVLLAVAILGMLPHGLAESPNGIPWVLAGLLAACGLQRWLGRREKKKIHSPGAMWGALTGMGIHSFFEGVALGVGFHTDARLGLAVLSALVLHKFPEGVAIASLAVADGKRKKAMAAVGILAASTALGTGTALAVAEISAAGIPLLFSSGILLYIAGTELWPAVNRRRGWGGMGWLLSGILLYGLLGWGSELLAPADAHPHTHHTASPSIESASHSMSHHHAPLEVPGGLPAPEVEMKVEPDAKGGWNIHVSTSHFRFAPERVNGDPRPGEGHAHLYVDGRKVARLYAPWFHLDSLPSGTHTLRVELNSNDHRPLTHRGKKIEDSVTLSVR, from the coding sequence ATGGCGGTTTGGGGATGGGTGGCGGTCTCCGCCCTGGGATACCTCCTCGGCGGATGTGCGATCTGGTGGAAAAAACACTGGTCACAGCAGGGTCTTCAGGCGCTCTTGGCCGTCAGCACCGGAGTGTTGCTGGCGGTGGCCATTCTGGGCATGCTTCCCCACGGATTGGCCGAATCGCCAAACGGAATCCCCTGGGTTCTCGCAGGGCTGCTTGCCGCCTGCGGGTTGCAGCGATGGCTCGGAAGAAGGGAGAAAAAGAAGATTCATTCTCCGGGAGCGATGTGGGGAGCCTTGACCGGAATGGGAATCCACTCCTTTTTCGAAGGGGTGGCCCTGGGAGTCGGGTTTCACACCGACGCCCGCCTGGGGCTGGCGGTGTTGTCCGCTTTGGTGTTGCACAAGTTCCCGGAGGGAGTGGCGATCGCCTCCCTCGCGGTGGCCGACGGAAAGAGAAAAAAAGCGATGGCGGCCGTCGGAATCCTGGCCGCCAGCACCGCCCTGGGAACCGGAACGGCGCTCGCCGTGGCGGAAATTTCGGCGGCGGGCATTCCGCTTTTGTTTTCCTCGGGCATTCTGCTTTATATCGCGGGGACTGAATTGTGGCCGGCGGTCAACCGAAGGCGCGGCTGGGGCGGCATGGGGTGGCTCCTGTCCGGCATTTTGCTGTACGGGCTTTTGGGATGGGGAAGCGAGCTTCTCGCCCCGGCGGATGCCCATCCCCACACGCACCACACGGCCTCACCTTCTATCGAATCCGCCTCCCACTCCATGTCCCACCATCACGCTCCGCTGGAGGTTCCCGGGGGATTGCCGGCGCCCGAGGTTGAAATGAAGGTGGAGCCGGATGCGAAGGGGGGATGGAACATCCACGTGTCCACTTCCCACTTCCGGTTCGCTCCGGAACGGGTCAACGGGGATCCCCGCCCGGGAGAAGGGCACGCCCATCTATACGTGGACGGTCGGAAAGTCGCCCGCCTGTACGCCCCCTGGTTCCACCTGGATTCGCTCCCTTCGGGAACCCACACCCTGCGGGTGGAGTTGAACAGCAACGATCATCGCCCCCTGACGCACCGGGGAAAGAAAATCGAAGACAGCGTCACCCTGTCGGTTCGGTGA